TGCTTCAGAAACATGAGAGGAATTCAGCTCAGATAACGGACAGGTATATCGACTTGCCATGACTCAACCTTTTCTTAGCTCTGGGACTCTGATTTTTGTGTCTGACTTGCTGAAAATGATTCAGAATGGCCCGTTGCATAGAATAACGAAATAGTTCCGCAAAGGCTAACATTAATAGAATAAGATCTATCAGCACCAACACCACCAGCACGGAGCCGGATAGTTCAGACATCGATTGACAATGAGAATTCAAAAGCGTATTTAGTTTTATTCAAGAATCATAAACACCCCAGTTTCTTAAAAGGTTCAATTATCAGACGCCGCCAGCTCATACGGGAGCCTCTCATGCAGAAATCGGTTTTACTTTTATTATTGTTCGGTTTGCAGACGTTAAGTGCCTATGTAGAAGAGTCAACGGCTTCCTCACCCAAAACTTATCAGGGACTCGACGCGACACTCTGGATGCAAACCTCTGTGGAACATGATGTCGCCTGTGTTCAGGCTTATCGACTCGCAACCATGCAAGCAATCAACGCTCTGAGAGATCCCTGCTGGACGGCGGCGGTGGAGCAAACAGCAGGGTACGCACAGCTTCCTCCTGCAGTGATTCTCGACCTTGATGAAACGGTACTCAACAACGCGGCTTTTATGGCACGGCTCGTCAAACGAGACAAAGACTGGGATGAAGAACTATGGAGCCAATGGGTCAGAGAAAAAAAGTCAAAAGCGATTCCTGGGGTTAAAGAGTTCCTCAATCATCTGATTCAAAACAACGTAGCGATTTTCTTCATTACGAATCGCGACTATCGATTGGAAACTCCGACCGTGGAAAACCTGTCCCGCGTGCTTGGCATGAAGATCAATCAATCGCAGGTACTCTGTCAGAACGAAAAACCAGATTGGACCTGGAATAAAACCTCACGCCGCGCCTTTGTCGCCCGTCATTATAGAATCCTGCTGCTGCTGGGCGATGACTTCAACGACTTCACCTACCAGGGAAAAATTCCGCCGCCAGAACGCATCACACAGGGTGAACGCTTTAAAAGTTATTGGGGCAGAAGATGGATCCTCCTGCCGAACCCGGTCTACGGCGACTGGGAAAAAGCCTTCTATCATTACGACGGTGCGATGCCCGCTGCAAAAAAGCTCCACTTGAAATTTGAAGCACTCGATTCCAACAACAATTAATTCGTTGGTAATCGCACTGGGGCAGTGCCTCTCTATCAAGTAACATTTTGTTTCTTAATGTTCATAAATATTTAACAATTAATTACATTTATTAATTTATAGCATTGACTACCAATCATCGGTAGTAATAATTATTTGATATAATTAATAAATCTATATTAATAGTTATATCTACTTATCTTATCAGTATTTAAATCTCTCAATCACGCGCCCTGGTTGAAGAAATACACACACTTCATCTCTTTCTAATTCAATTTTATCTATTTTCGTTGAAAGGCAGGCACCCTCAATGCGCACTAAAAGACTAAGAAAAAATGGTTTTACACTGATTGAATTGTTAGTAGTGATTGCGATCATCGCTATCTTGATCGCTCTACTTTTACCGGCAGTTCAACAAGCGCGAGAAGCGGCTCGCCGCAGTACCTGCAAGAATAACCTGAAGCAAATCGGTTTGGCGTTGCATAACTATCACGACACCCATCGTGTCTTCCCACCAGCCACAATTAATGGAGGTCTTAATGGTTGCACTGCTGTGCAAGGTTCGAGCCCTCTTCTGAATCATACTTGCTATCAAATGCTCCTACCCTTTATGGATCAGGCAAACCTTTACAACCAATTTAACTGGAGCATCCCCAGTGGACGTGCATCGCACGGTAGTGGCTGTTCAACCGCCGCTCCTACAACAGATCAGTATTCAATCGTAACTTCACCAGTACCTATTTTTGTCTGTCCCTCAGATCCGGGAACACAATCACATTCAACCACATCAGCTGACTACTATATTGCTCCTGGCTGGAGAACCAGTTATGGAGTCGTAAATTACACAACGGGCGGAGGCGGTGGTAGTTGGGCCGCTAACGCGGACACACGTAAAGGGACATTGGGCCCCAATGGTGCAGCTAAGTTCCGTGACATTACTGATGGTACTAGTAATACGATGGTTTTGTGTGAGACAAAATTGAGAAAAACGTCAACGAGTTACGGTCCTTATTGGAATGCAGTGACACACACGTTTTTTATCTTGCCTGGTGTTTCACCATATAACATTAATAATAATTACGATGGTAATGGAAACCAATATGCCTGGGGCTCAGGTAGCCACCACGTTGGTGGAGCTCATATTCTACTGAACGATGGTGCCGTTCGCTTCCTCAGCGAAAATGTGGACCGCGTTGGAGTTGTTCAAGCATTGGTATCAATCAGTGGTGGTGAAGTTCTTCCGGAATTTTAATCGGCTCTTGAATTCTTATCTGGCAACCACAATGCATACCGCGATGGCACTTTGTCATCGCGGTATTTCGAATTGGTCAATGTCATTCTATATGCAAACTCTCAGGTCCAACAAATAGAACAGTTATTTTCATGAAAATAAGATCTTATTACTTTGCCAGTACCAACCTCATTTTTCTGGTTATCCTCTGTATTTCCTCAGGCTGTTTGGGAAGTAGTGGCGAACCTTTACCTGATCTCGCAGAGGTGACAGGCACCATCACCTTGGATGGAAAACCACTTAGAAAAGCAAACATCGTATTTGAACCACAGGAAGTAAGCGATAAAGGCAGAAGACGTGCTTCAAGTGCCTCTACAGAAGCAGACGGTTCGTATAGATTACAATACAACGCGGATGCCACGGGAGCAGCTTTAGGAAATCATAAAGTGACGATTATGAAAATGTCGGATAATCCCGATGAGGCAGGGAAGCACTTGATTCCACCTAAATACGCTGATAGTGCAAATTCCGGATTAACTGCTGAAGTCACTCAGGGCGAAAATAAGTTCGATTTCGATTTAAAGTCAAAATAAAATTCTCTAATGACATTGCCAAACCAAGCCACTCAGTTCTTGATCACAGTCTGGCTGGTTCCTTAACGGGAACTTTTGCTTCGGTTGGTTCAACGGCTCCCACATAATGGCTGTTCCGCAGTAGAAACCGTTTTTCTACCACGTTCCACATGAATATCGACCCAATCAATGTGGTGCTGGCAGCGGAAAAGAGGAAATACCAGGGGCGCCCTGTAAACCAACCCGAATTCAACAAAAGCTGAATCACCGGGAAATGCAAGATATACACGCCGTAGGAAAAATCTCCATACTTGCCAAAGTTCCCTGCGTACAGAAACAGACCGAAAAAGAGAACTAATATCGCCAGTGCAAAAGGTTGCAGGAGGGGCAGGGCAAATTGAAAGTGGATTAGAGACACCGCGACCGCCGCAATTACAAAGTATCTCACATGGCGTTCAAAAAAGGGTAGGTAATAAAACAAAAACGCCCCCGCCATGAAATACGAGAGTTGCCCCGGCAATTGACGTCCCAGCCGTTCGTAAAAGTTGACCCCAGTCTGAACTGCTGCGAAAGTCATTAGTTCTGCGTACGCCACCGAGAGACAGTAAATCAAAATGAGTAGAGGAAGTCGGGGAAATTTGCGAAAGCAATACACGAACAGTGGCACAGCCAGATAAAACATGACCTCAATTTTGAGCGTCCACAGTGCTCCATTGACGGCTGCCAACTTGTTCGTTTCAAACACCCCAGGCAAGTTCGGCTGCCAGAAATTCAGAAACATGAGGTTCGCAACCACGTACTTGAGCCATACCAGAGAAAAATAGTCTTGAATGGGCTGCCGGCTCACTACAACAAAACTGATCGCACACAACAAGATAACCGCGCCATATGCGGGATAAATCCGCCGCACGCGTTTACCGGCATAAGAAGTCAGAGAAGAAGATCGTTCGTAGCTCATCACGATCAAAAAGCCACTCACCACAAAAAACGCCTGAACTGCGACTTGTGCCGACAACATCCCTGCCAGCCCTCGTAGTTGCTCAAAACCCGAAAGCTCATAAGCGTGTACCAGGCAGACAGTCATCGCCAACAACAATCGTAACAGATCGAAGTTATTCTGTTTCAAGCGAGGGTGATCGAGAGACAGTAAATCCATTTCCTGGCCCGATTTTTGAACGTCTTTATTGAGCAAATCACGCCCAAACTGTCGCGAACAAAGGGAATCCTGTCAAGATGGGATATAAGATAATGGAGAAAGAGCTGCCTCATATCAACAAGTTTCAGCAAAGTAAATGCTTACGATAGAGTAGTACTACCCATCGATAACAATATCGAGGTGCATTTGATATTTTCAGCCTTCATTCCTCTTAGGCAAATGCCCTCGAACGGGACTGTCCTTTGCAACCATTGGGAAAACAACTTAAGGTAATTAAATATTAAAATCAGATGTTTTGCTTCCTTTTTTGTTAATTCGTGTGGAAAATTCATTTTCACAATCGCAATATAAAGTTGAAACGATGATCTGGTAGGAACTCATTAAGCAACACTCGCTGGTTACACTTAATTATGACTGCTTTGTTCATGTCACTATATAGAGGAAATACATTCAAATGCATCAACTGAATTTTCTGAATCAAAGCAGCCTCTTCTCACATATCTTTCACCGAGTGATCCAGACAGCGTGTCTTGTCACACTGATTGGCGCTGGTTGCGCGGATCAGACAGAGAACACAAACACGAGTACTGAAAAACAAAAGCAAGAAACTCAAGTAGACTCTCAGATAGATGTAGGCTCTCGGATCGCTGAAATAAAAAAGCAGTGGCAAAAACTGAAAAGTGAGATACGAACTGCATCAGCACAGTCCAAAGAAGATCTTCAAACAGAGTTGAACCGTCTCAACACGGAATGGAAATCGTTACTGGAAGATCAACAGAAATTATACAAAGAACAATATGATTCAGCGGGAAAGGACCTGTTGGAGCATTGGAAAAAAATGAAAGAGTCAAAAGAAGCTGCCAAAGCGAATCTTTCGAAGGACATCGATCGCCTTCGTAGCGAATGGAACGACTCTTTTTTAAGTTTAAAAGACAGCTATAGCGAGCAAATTCAAAAACTTCGTGATGAATTGACTGTACTAGAAAAACAAGCGGCAGAAAACAAAGAAAAAATAACCAAAAAATTAATAGAGAAAAGAGCCACCATCCGTCAGCGGTATACGGAAGAAGTCAAACAACTTCGTCAGGGATATGAAAATTTCCTTGACTCTTTAGCTGAAGAAATTTCCCGTTTGAAGTCCCAGGCCAAAACCGCTTCAACAGAAACAAAAGCAAACTTAATGGATCAGATAGATCAACTGAATGCACAATCCAACAAGCAATATGAAGAATTAAGAACTCACACTCAGGAGATTAACAAGAGGTCGCATGCCTATTTTGACCAGACAGTTGAAATGATTCAAAAATCCAATAAGGGTGCCTCCGAGAAATTGAAATCGGAACTGGGCAAAATCGCTCAGTCTACGACTGACTTCAATACCAAAATGATTTCTGAGACAGAAGCATTTATGGCGAAACTGGATCAGCAGATCTCCAATCTGGAAACACGTATCACAGAAGCAAAATCAGAAACGAAAACAGGGCTTCAAAATCGGCAGAGTGAACTACAGGCACAACGCAAGCAATTACAAAAAGAACTGACTGCTGAATATAAATCTGCCATGCTCACCATGCAGAAGGAAATGGATCAGCTTAAAACAGAAGCGGAAACCGCATCCGGAAAAACCAAAAAGCAATTAATCAAAGGCATTGACTATCTGCAGACCCAGCTTGAGATGCTGAAGCAAAAACTGGAAAACAAGCAATAAACTGAAAGTCAACAGAATTAATCCTGAAGCAGTTTCAATAACCAGGCGAAATGAAACTACGTTAACCCTATCAAATCACTACTTCGTTTGTGGGACCCGAAATCGTTCCAGCAGATCAAACTCCCCCTTGTTAAATGACGTTTTTGTGCAAGGTGTCGTGAAACGCTTCTGGCCAGACACAGTCACCGAAACGATTTTCAAACGTTCCGTTTCTTCTTCCCGATTAATCAGTGTTTTGATTTCGAGCGGAATCGATTGATCATGCTTGATCATAAATTTTGTAAATAACTCTTGATCCTGGTCACTAATCGCACTTTTGTATGGAGCGACATTCTTTCGAGAAGGTGATTCCATTGATGTTACAAAGATGGAAATCATACTCATCAACAAATTGACAATGAACATGGTGAAATACGAAGTCGAATTGTCCTTAGTCTCCAACAGGCCATTTTCGAATTGAGCCCGGCGGAAATCAAAATCGCAAAAAAGACATTCTTCTGCTTCCCGCTCGACGTCTGCTTTACAACAGGGACATGTCTGGTAGATTAACCTCTGATCTTCGTTATTAATTTCACTCATCTAAGATCTCCCCTGATTGATGAGGTATTGAGTTTTCCGTCTCGATCAATGGCCCATGGCGTTATTTTATAAAATCAAAATTAGTCAAACAATCGCATTTTCCATGAATGTCACAGGAATTCATTTTTTTATAAAATCATCAAAAAGTGGACAAAATCAGAGTGACCGGGGTTCGCAGGACGCTAACTTATTTGCCTGTGATGCCGCATTCCCACGATTCCTTTTGAAATCTAGACCGCACACACTGGCACTACTTCATCATCTCTTCATAATACTACCAGCAATCAAAACGAATTCACTTCACTTCCGGGAACAGCATCAATGTACGATTGTGTGATCGTAGGGGCAGGGCATAATGGACTCGTCTGTGCGCATCAATTGGCGCAAAAGGGCTGGAAGGTCCTCATTCTTGAACGTCGCGATCTGGTCGGCGGCGCGTGTGTCACTGAAGAACTCTGGCCCGGCTTCAAGGTTTCAACGGCTTCCTATCTGGTCAGCCTGCTGCTGCCGGAGATTGAACAGGAAATGCAACTCGCCCGTTATGGTTATCGCGTGTTGCCGCGGAATCCCTCTTCGTTCACACCACGTGCCGACGGAAAATCGCTGCTGCTGGGACCGGACCTCAAGCAGAACCAGGAACAGATCGCGCAATTCAGCCAGCGCGACGCAGAACAGTATCCCCGTTATGAAGCAATGCTTCAAAAAATTGCAGAATGCCTGGAACCGGCGTTAATGCAGACGCCCCCCGATCTGCTGCCACTGCCAGCCAGTTGGCGTTCGGTCGGTTTCAGTAAGAAACTTCGCGATACAAAAACCGCATACCATTTGCATCAATCATTAAAACAACTGGGCGAGACCATTCCGGAAGCGATTGAACTCCTCACTGGCGCAGCGCTGCCCATTCTCAATCGCTGGTTTGAATCCGATATTCTCAAAGCAACTTTGGCGACCGATGCGATCATCGGCACCTTTCAACCACCGTCTGCACCGGGAACCGCGTATGTGTTACTCCATCACGTCATGGGTTCGGCGGGTGGAGCGCGGGGCGTCTGGGGTTATGTCGAAGGGGGCATGGGCGCCTTGAGTCAGGCGATGGCAGCATCGGCACAAGATGCGGGTGTCGAAATCCGAACCGGTGTAACGGTCGAGGAAGTTTTAATCGCGAATCAGAATACGACAGGCGTCAGACTTTCGAGTGGGGAGACCATCCAAACACGCTGTGTCGCTTCCAATGCGGATGCACATGTGACGTTTGAAAAATTGATCCCGGCCGGAACGCTGCCGGAGTCGTTTCAATGTGCAGTCAGCCGCATTGACTATAGCAGTGCCAGTATGAAGATCAACCTCGCAGTGAGTGAGCTCCCCGATTTTACTTGCATGCCCGGAAATCAGGAACCGGGTCCACAACATCGCGGCACCATTCACATCGGTGCGACTTGCGAAGAAATTGAACGGGCTTATGACGATGCCAAATATGGTCACCCCTCACAAAAACCGATCATCGAAATGACCATCCCTACTTCTGTCGACACCACGTTAGCACCTCCGGGAAATCATATCTTGTCACTGTTTGTGCAATACGCGCCCTACAAACTAGCCAATGGCAACTGGGACGAACTCAAGGAAGACTTCGCCGACCGTTGCATTGAGCGCATCGCGGAGTTCGCACCGAACTTACCGTCATCAATTCTACATCGCCAGGTGATTTCACCCCTTGATCTGGAGAGAACTTTCGGCCTGACCGGAGGTAACATTTTCCAGGGTGCGATGCCCGCGCATCAATTGTACAACCTGCGTCCCGTCCCCGGTTGGAGCGATTACCGCACACCGATTCGAGGCCTCTATCTCTGCGGAAGTGCCGCTCATCCTGGTGGAGGCGTGATGGGCGCCTGCGGCCGCAATGCCGCGCGCGAGATGCTACGCGAAGTAAAATTCTAAGATCTTACCGGTACCGTTCAAACTGAAACTGAGACACATCACCACGTTACATCCTCACACATTCATGTATCTAAACTCAACATGCGAACATATCATTGCATCTGTATGTAATGGTTTCCCCTAACATATTTTGCTTGCATGTCTTAAGTTCAATTAAAAGCACAATTGTTTCTGTGAATTAATCTTGATAGAGATCTCTTCTTCGAAATAATGAATGCCAGTGTAGTGATTCATTAGACTATCTGTATAGAACTATACTCTCTCAATTTGTGATCAACTCAGTTGATCAATCCATCTCAATAACGCAATTAGCGGAAGTTTTATCTTTCGAAAGGCACACTCATGCGTTTACAACATTCACGAAAGTACGGGTTCACACTCATTGAACTCTTAGTCGTCATCGCCATCATTGCGATTTTAATTGCTTTGCTTTTGCCCGCTGTGCAACAGGCGCGCGAAGCAGCTCGCCGCAGTACCTGTAAAAATAATTTGAAACAGTTGGGGCTGGCGTTGCACAACTACCACGAGACTCATCGTGTTTTCCCACCGGCAACGATCAATGCGGGCTTTCGAGATTGTGATGATGTGCATGGCTCTGGTGAGATTTTGAATCACACCTGCTATCAAATGCTCTTGCCGTTTCTCGACCAGGCGAATCTATATAACCTCTTTGACTGGAGCCTTCCGAGTGGGCAGGGTACGTACTCTACTTGCCCTAGTACCGCCCCCACGTCGGATCAATATTCAGTGGTGACTTCACCGGTGCCTGTTTTTCTCTGTCCCTCGGATCCAGGGAGCCCCAAAAGAGATACTACACACCCAGTCTACTATGCCAGATTTGGCTGGCGAACCAGTTATGCCGTTGCCCATTATGCAACAGGCGGTTTTGGTGGTAGTTGGGGAGCCAACTCAGATATACGCAAAGGAACCTTAGGACCTAATGGGGCAGCTCGGATTCGGGATATTATTGATGGCTCAAGTAATACAATGGTGCTGTGTGAATCACAGTTGATTAAAGCCAGGGTTGATTATGGACCGTTCTGGAATGTGGCGACCCATACATTTTTTAATCGACCCGGAGTTGTCGGCTACACGTTTAACTTTGATCATACTAATGGAAAGCAAAATGCCTGGGGCGCGGGTAGTTTTCACGTTGGTGGCGCACATATTCTTTTGGCAGATGGATCTGTGCGGTTCATCAGCGAAAATGTCGATCGGGCTGGTGTTGTTGCAGCATTGATTTCCATCAGAGGCGGAGAAATTTTACCGGAATTTTAATCGGTATTGACATTGTTCATCTGAAAATCATGGCGTCTCAAATGGATTAAAGCCATGCTCCCGGTGTGTACCTAATTACTTTCAAGTGAAGAAGACAGCTCATTTCATGAAAACAAAAACACGTTCATTCAACACAGTGTGTGTCCTATTCTTTTTAATCAGCTTCTCTGGCTGCCTGGGAGATGGAGCTGACCCATTACCCGACCTTTATGAAGTCACAGGCGTCATCACTCTGGATGGACAACCATTGGGTAATGCCAAAGTCGTTTTTGAGCCGGAAGAAGTCAGAGAAAAAGCACGCAGACGTGCCTCCAGCGCAACGACGAAAGCAGATGGTTCTTTTAGATTATATTACAATCCCAAAGCCGCTGGCGCCACCAGTGGAAAGCATCAAGTGACCATCTTCAAGCTGCCGGATGATAATGAGGAACCGGGTGATGAGCAGTCGATCCCTGCGAAATACAACGAGAAAACAGAACTCACTGCTGATGTAACTGAGGGAGACAACACGATCAATTTTGACCTGAAATCGAACTAAACTGTATTCAGGTTGATTGTTATGTTTCCAGGACTGTTTGGACCTCGTATCATCGCTTTGAAGCCGCTATGGTTAAATGGGACGCAATTTAGAAATTGTGTACAATCAGGATCACTATGAAGAAGTCATCGTTCAAAGAATATCTGATTTTTTTTGCTGCGGTCTTTGTACTCTCACTGCCCATTTTTCTCGCATTCTATTATCAACATCACCCCGATCGGACCGTGACCGAACTGGAATCAACGGTGGCCTCGATCCCATTGGGAATTTCCGCAGCAGAAGCCGATGCTTTCTTCGGAACACAACCTGACAGCGTCTCCCAGATGAACGGCGTCCTGGCAAACCCCACGATGATGCTCGATGCTTCAAACCAGTCGGCAGCAAAACAGGGTTCCATTCAATCCTACTCGTTAAGAACCTGGAAGCAGAACAATGTGCATGCAACCGTTGCCATTGATGAGTCCGGTAAAGTGGCCGGCCGTTGG
The Gimesia aquarii DNA segment above includes these coding regions:
- a CDS encoding DUF1559 domain-containing protein; this translates as MRLQHSRKYGFTLIELLVVIAIIAILIALLLPAVQQAREAARRSTCKNNLKQLGLALHNYHETHRVFPPATINAGFRDCDDVHGSGEILNHTCYQMLLPFLDQANLYNLFDWSLPSGQGTYSTCPSTAPTSDQYSVVTSPVPVFLCPSDPGSPKRDTTHPVYYARFGWRTSYAVAHYATGGFGGSWGANSDIRKGTLGPNGAARIRDIIDGSSNTMVLCESQLIKARVDYGPFWNVATHTFFNRPGVVGYTFNFDHTNGKQNAWGAGSFHVGGAHILLADGSVRFISENVDRAGVVAALISIRGGEILPEF
- a CDS encoding phytoene desaturase family protein, with the translated sequence MYDCVIVGAGHNGLVCAHQLAQKGWKVLILERRDLVGGACVTEELWPGFKVSTASYLVSLLLPEIEQEMQLARYGYRVLPRNPSSFTPRADGKSLLLGPDLKQNQEQIAQFSQRDAEQYPRYEAMLQKIAECLEPALMQTPPDLLPLPASWRSVGFSKKLRDTKTAYHLHQSLKQLGETIPEAIELLTGAALPILNRWFESDILKATLATDAIIGTFQPPSAPGTAYVLLHHVMGSAGGARGVWGYVEGGMGALSQAMAASAQDAGVEIRTGVTVEEVLIANQNTTGVRLSSGETIQTRCVASNADAHVTFEKLIPAGTLPESFQCAVSRIDYSSASMKINLAVSELPDFTCMPGNQEPGPQHRGTIHIGATCEEIERAYDDAKYGHPSQKPIIEMTIPTSVDTTLAPPGNHILSLFVQYAPYKLANGNWDELKEDFADRCIERIAEFAPNLPSSILHRQVISPLDLERTFGLTGGNIFQGAMPAHQLYNLRPVPGWSDYRTPIRGLYLCGSAAHPGGGVMGACGRNAAREMLREVKF
- a CDS encoding acyltransferase family protein, with the translated sequence MDLLSLDHPRLKQNNFDLLRLLLAMTVCLVHAYELSGFEQLRGLAGMLSAQVAVQAFFVVSGFLIVMSYERSSSLTSYAGKRVRRIYPAYGAVILLCAISFVVVSRQPIQDYFSLVWLKYVVANLMFLNFWQPNLPGVFETNKLAAVNGALWTLKIEVMFYLAVPLFVYCFRKFPRLPLLILIYCLSVAYAELMTFAAVQTGVNFYERLGRQLPGQLSYFMAGAFLFYYLPFFERHVRYFVIAAVAVSLIHFQFALPLLQPFALAILVLFFGLFLYAGNFGKYGDFSYGVYILHFPVIQLLLNSGWFTGRPWYFLFSAASTTLIGSIFMWNVVEKRFLLRNSHYVGAVEPTEAKVPVKEPARL
- a CDS encoding 5'-nucleotidase, lipoprotein e(P4) family, whose product is MQKSVLLLLLFGLQTLSAYVEESTASSPKTYQGLDATLWMQTSVEHDVACVQAYRLATMQAINALRDPCWTAAVEQTAGYAQLPPAVILDLDETVLNNAAFMARLVKRDKDWDEELWSQWVREKKSKAIPGVKEFLNHLIQNNVAIFFITNRDYRLETPTVENLSRVLGMKINQSQVLCQNEKPDWTWNKTSRRAFVARHYRILLLLGDDFNDFTYQGKIPPPERITQGERFKSYWGRRWILLPNPVYGDWEKAFYHYDGAMPAAKKLHLKFEALDSNNN
- a CDS encoding DUF1559 domain-containing protein, which translates into the protein MRTKRLRKNGFTLIELLVVIAIIAILIALLLPAVQQAREAARRSTCKNNLKQIGLALHNYHDTHRVFPPATINGGLNGCTAVQGSSPLLNHTCYQMLLPFMDQANLYNQFNWSIPSGRASHGSGCSTAAPTTDQYSIVTSPVPIFVCPSDPGTQSHSTTSADYYIAPGWRTSYGVVNYTTGGGGGSWAANADTRKGTLGPNGAAKFRDITDGTSNTMVLCETKLRKTSTSYGPYWNAVTHTFFILPGVSPYNINNNYDGNGNQYAWGSGSHHVGGAHILLNDGAVRFLSENVDRVGVVQALVSISGGEVLPEF
- a CDS encoding DUF4198 domain-containing protein — its product is MKTKTRSFNTVCVLFFLISFSGCLGDGADPLPDLYEVTGVITLDGQPLGNAKVVFEPEEVREKARRRASSATTKADGSFRLYYNPKAAGATSGKHQVTIFKLPDDNEEPGDEQSIPAKYNEKTELTADVTEGDNTINFDLKSN